The genome window cctcactttttaaaatacagTATTTCGGTTTTTGCAAATTTTTAATAGTCTATTCAAAATACAtaattgacttatttatttattattatgctttattttatttattattttttttctctctgttagattatgtattgcattgaactgctgctgctaagttaacaaatttcatgtcacatgccggtgataataaacctgattctgaagaggtggaaggagtgtagactgtggtccttccccacagtGCCTTTGTGTTGATTGCACTGGGCCTCAGCgtgtactcctgcagcctggggtGTGTCGATTGGCAGCAGTTCCTTATGGACTCCTCAGCGGTGCTGGGGAACCAATAAGCTTCTGCAGACCAAAGAGCATCCATCATTCAGCTTCCAACAGtacttacatagaaacatagaaaataggtgcaggagaaggccatttggcccttcgagcctgcaccgccattcagtatgatcatgactgatcatccaactcagaaccctgtacctgctttccctccatacccccgatccctttagccgcaagggccatatctaacttcctcttaaatatagccaatgaaccggcctcaactgtttcctgtggcagagaattccacagattcaccactctgtgtgaagaagtttttcctaatctcagtcctaaaaggcttcccctttatccttaaactgtgacccctcgttctggacttccccaacatcggaaacaatgttcctgcatctagcctgtccaatccctttagaattttatacgtttcaataagaccccccctcaatcttctaaattccagtgagtataagcctagttgatccagtctttcttcatatgaaagtcctgccatcccaggaatcaatctggtgaaccttctttgtactccctctatggcaagaatgtctttcttcagattaggagaccaaaactgcacacaatactctaggtgcggtctcaccaaggccttgtacaactgcagtagaacctccctgctcctgtactcaaatccttttgctatgaatgccaacatagcatttgcctttttcactgcctgctgtacctgcatgcccaccttcaatgactggtatacaatgatacccaggtctcgttgaacctccccttttcctaattggccaccattcagataataatctgttttcctgttcttgcaaccaaagtggataatctcacatttatccacattaaattgcatctgccatgaatttgcccactcacctaatctatccaagtcaccctgcatcctcttagcatcctcctcacagctaacaccgccgcctagCTTCGTGTCATCATCAAACTTGGAGATActgtatttaattccctcgtctaaatcattaatatatattgtaaactggggtcccagcactgagccttgtgataccccactagtcactgcctgccattctgaaaaggtcccgtttactcccactctttgcttcctgtctgccaaccaattctctatccacatcaatatcaATATTGATGCCTGTCGTGGTGTGTGCGACTGGGAACAGcccgtcccggggtcagaatgTTCTGTTACGCATCTGCTTGTGTTGAACCACGCCCACTAAGCAAATTCATACTTTACAAGGAGGTGGATCACCATCTCTTCCCTACCACAGCCACCCTGAGGGCAGTGCATATCGGGGATGATACTTCACCTGACTGTCAAGGTCACTCTCTCTGTCAGCAATGTGAGATCGTGGTGAGTTCTGGCAATGAGTCATACCGACAGATGACATGGACTGTTtcctcagggaaccaccccacagTACCATAGGGTCTCAGACCTGCAGCATCTGCAGGTCGTCCTGTGCTGACCACTGCCAAATGCACTTGTGGTTAAAGGTGTTTACTTGGAGGATCTCGCCTGCTGAAGACAGGCAGTGTAGCAAATGGCCAGTTGACTAGTGTGCAGACCCAGATCTATCCTCCGCaacaccagggacagggagagtaGTTGTTAGCATAATGAGGTTGtgggtttaattcccactgctgaCTTAAGGAATTTGTAAACTCTCCCTATGaacatgtgggttttctctgggtgctacGGTTCCTTCCCATATTCCAAGGACGTGCAAGGTGGCAGGTTCATAGGTCACATGAGTGCAATTGGGCTGGTCAGGCTCActgggccagaatggcctattactgtgctgtatctctaacctTAGATTTAGCACTAGAATTAAACCTTGGCATGTGGTGACACTTGGTGCCCATGTGCTTTAGCCCCACACACAGACTGCAGGTGGCCATCAGGCTGAagacaacattgggtacaattTGGCCCCCATTCTGTGATGAGTTGTGCTTTAGGTCTATAGCAGCCAATGACAAAGTGATTACAATTGGGAGGGGGGGGGCCTGAAGGTGGATTAAGGAGATGAAAATAGACTTAGACATGCACTTACTTTAAAGCcagataaagaattatataattgTGTCTTGTTTAAACAGAATAGCAATATTCTATTATTAAATGCATTTTTCTAGTCACAACATTTGATATTTTGTTTATTATATCTAATGGCTTGATAAGATACAATTTAAACTAGGTGAGTGCAATCTGATGCAATTGGACAATGTCAGAGAGATATTTTAGAAGCATGGTGCAATCAATAGTGTCAAAGGCTGGAGAGAAGAGGAAAAGGAGTAATTTATCTTTATTACAATTTTATGGCTGATACAAGCTGTTTCATATTATGATGGGATCAGAAATCCAACAAGAGGAAGTATAAAATGCAGTTCCAGGAATGATATGTACAGACTCCTCCCACTTGTGCacctgcatgggccccagctatgccacCCTTTTCGTTGGCTGTACACAACAGTGCACGTTCCAAGCTTTCCCTGGTAAAGCTCCCCACCTCTGCCTGTGCTACAGGGgagctgcttcatgcacccatactgagcttgtcaatttcatcaactttgcctctaacttccaccctgcccttaaattcacctggtccatttctgacacatcCCTCCCTTTTTTGACCTCTCCGTctgcatctctggagacaaactgtctatcaacatcttttataaacctactgattcccacagctatcttgactatacctcttctcaccttgtctcttgtaaaaatgttattcccttttctcagttccttcatctccatcgtatctgttcccaggatgagagtGTCCTTTCTAGGATATCTATGTCCTTCTTCTTCAATGGAGTTTCCCCTcgtcctccattgatgctgttctcacctgcatctcctccatttcccgggcATCCATGCTCACTCCATCTTTCCACACCCTCAACAGGGataaagttcctcttgtcctcacctaccaccccatacaacacatcatcctccaaaACTACCACCATCTTCAATGGGCTCCTCACACCAAACACATCTCtacctcactctcactctccactttccacaggaatTGCTCCCCCCTTggttcctttgtccattcatccttcccacTAATCGCCCACCCAGCACTCACCTCTGCAAGTGAAGGAAATGCTACGCCTCTCACAGTCCTTCCTCGTGAGGCAATgcctcacctgcaaatctgctggggttatCTATGGTGTCTGCTGCTCCcattgtggcctcctgtacattggtgagacctgacataaattGGGGATCCACTTTGTCAAGAAGAATTTCTACtcacctctccaatcagattcctttttctccagtcctctcCCTTCTAGTTCATCCTTCTTCCCACCCTTTTATTCTAGCATCTCATCCTTTCCTTCCAGTccaaaagaagggtctcagcctgaaatgtaaattgcttattcatttccatggatgctgcctgaccttctgagtttctccagcattgtgtgtgtgttactgttgactttcatcatctgcagaacctcttgtgcatATGACATGTACAGACGATCAAGGTGGCCAGAGCAAATTAGGAGCCTTAATATGGGATGGTGAATTGTAaatgtgattggaggaagggTGGGGTTGAGGATTCATTTAAAtaatggggcagcatggtagcgtagtggttagcacaaagctgtGCAGTGCaggtgactcaggttcaattactgccgctgtctgtaaggagtttgtacgttctccccgtgactgcatgggtttcctctgggtgctctggtttcctcccacagtccaagcacaTACAGTTggcaggctaattggtcattgtgaattgtcctgtgattaggctaagattcaattgggggttgctggtcaGCGTGGCTCAAAGGCCCAGAATGGTTATGTTgtgtgctgtatctcaacaaataaataaatttataatGGCAGAAAACTGAATGAGAAGGATATTGCCTGATGGGTAAAAAACTGAATGAAAAACAACTTGAGCAATATCAGTCAGTAAGGAAGCAAAGGAGCAATTTCAGATTGTCAATGGTACGCTAAGAACCAGGGAACAAGGTAGCTGTCATTGAGAAGAGTGGAAAGAAGGCAGATGGTGATGTCGGATAGAAACCAGAGAAAGATTCAGTAAAAGCCATATTAACATAGAGCACTAGTAAATTTCCCACTGCTTGCCAAGTAAAAGTGAGGGGAAAAAAGATCTAATACATGTTCTGCACCATTGTTTCATTCTTTCataggtctacaagattatgagaggcatagatagggtggatagtcagtacctgtttcccagggcacaaacagcaaacaccagagggcgtatgtacaaagttaagggagggaagtttagggaagacatcaggggtaagctttttacacagagggttgtgggtgcctggaatgacttgccagggatcgtggtggaggctaaaacattaggggtatttaagagcctcttggataggcacatggatgaaagaaaaatagagggttacggggtagtgtgggtttagtacttttttaaggaatataggggtcagcacaacatcgagggctgaagggcttgtactgttctgtagtattctagtgttctaGTGTTCCAGATCTGCTGCATTGCAGACAAACTGAACATTTAttctccagaggaggttcaaggaAATGACCCTGGAAATAAAAGGATTAATAAATGAGAAGCGTTTGATTGATCTGGACCTActtcctggagtttagaagaatagggaGGGAGGTATcttattgaaaactatcaaatattgaaaagtctagacagagtggaagttgagaggatgttttcagTCATAGGGGGAACCAAAGACCAAAGCCTCAAAATAaaagaacatttttttaaaacagagattaggCTGAGTTTCTTTAGCTAGCagatagtgaatttgtggaattttttgccacaggtgATGATGGAGGTCAAGACATTGGGtagatttaaaatggaggttgataggttcttgattaggcagggtgtcaaaggttatggggagatggcaagagaatggtgttgagtgggataataaatcaccatGATCTAATGGCAATACaggctcgataggccaaatggcctaattctgctcctgtgtcttatggttttatggtctttctATTGTACTTTTGAAGAGCAGTTCAGACTTGGGCATTTTATTATGGTGTGCAGATCTATCATGTTCTGAAGATCAAGGTCTCAGATCTTCCACAGATCTCATGATCTACTGATCAACAGTGACCTCAGCCCTCCTATATGCCTCAAAGACTTGGATTACTGTTTCTTAAGATACATTCTTGGTAAAACAATATTGATAGTATAGGCAAACCAATGTCAGAGCCTTTTTTGCAGGTCAATATCCCCAGCATTGAAACCCTAGTTACTCTCAGTCAGTTGCATTAGATAGGCCATAGTGATCACATAACTGGCATCAGTCTCCTGAAAGAAATAGACCATTTGGAACTCTGGTGTGAGAAGAGGTTACCAGGCAGATAGAGAGAAAGATTCTACAGCGTGTTCACAGCTTCAAAGCTTAacttaaagatgagctttatttgcctGGCGGGAGGACATCAAAACACAGTGAACtgcgtcatttgtgtcaaatgaaATGAACAAAgattgtactgggggcagcctgtaagtagCGCCACGCTTCTGGCGCCTCAGCAGCATACCCACAACTAAATAACCCTAGCCATAACTATACATCTTTGGCGCACCCTAAGGAAAGCCACGCAGTAACAGGGATAGCGTGCAAACTCCTTAACAAGCAGCGGCAGGAAtcaatcactggcactgtaaaacagTTGTGCAAACCACTAACCTGCCAAGTTGCTCTGTGGCCTGGCAGAAGCACAGCGTCCACACTGATTCCCGAGAATATCTCGCCTATGACTGCAAAAAATGGAGAAGGAATGTTCAGGATGGTGTTGTGAAACTTGAGGCAATGCTCGTCCACCGAAGCAGAGAAAAGGGTGCACAGATGTCAAAGGGGGTACACGGTAGACCACCACACAAACTCTCCAATGGCTCACCTGATCAACCAAATTCAGTCCTATACATGGGAGACACTGATGTTTCCACATTAGCCTCAATAACAACCTAAGAACTGACTAAATGAGAGTGCAAGTAGGTCACCCTTGATCCTTAGACACTGCACCAACTCTTTGGTGCATtattgactgcattggtgctggtATTTGCACTCATGACAAACGTGAAAATTTCATCACTTTTGCTGCCAATTTCCGCTCCATTCTCACCATCACCTTCACGTGGTCTACTTCTGACATGTCCTTGTCCTTCCAGTATCTCTTTTTCTCCATCTCAGAGGATGAATATTTACTACACACAAACATTTACTACAACACCACTGACTCCAACAAATCCCTTAATTATTCTCTCcctgccccacccacccacccccaaaCATGTATGGTGGCCAGCCAGTGGTGCGGTGGCATCAGTACCGGACCCTGAGGTGAGAGGTGCCGGCTGGCTCCTTGcaagctttccatccatgctgggtttagtgttgagctagcaactcgggcTCGTAAAACAAGACAAAAAATTCTAAAGAAACGGTAAGGTTGCTGCCCGATGCACCACCAGGAGCGGACAGGCATTACAAACCTGTTCAGTGCACAGATTCAACTCGATTTTCTCAGCTTCTCAGTCTGTCGTATTAGCTCAAATGATCAGACACTCCACACGGTATTTCTACACTATCCTCCTTCTCCCTGAACTGCAACATCCCCTCTACCATAGTGGGCAGAGTCTTTCACTGTATCTTAACTATTCCCCATATTTTTGAACTCATAGGAACTCCTCCAGGTTAGGACAAGAAGGAAATTATCCCTCTTCTCACTTTACATCTTACCAGCCTCTACATTCAACAGACCATCCTTCACAATTTCCACCACTTGGACAAGATCTCAAACAAACAAACatataccacccccccccccgcatttcAAAGGAATCTCACCTTTCTGTACCCAGCTACAACTCCTCACTGTATTGGATCTTCCTATCCAACCACAAGAGGTATCaaacctgctgaagggtctcggcccaaatcaccagctctttattcctctccatggttcCCCCAGCATTGTGTGCGCATGAGTTAACAAGAGTAACTGTGAGCCAGTTTAACTCACCATGCCACTCCCACTCTGTCCTCTCAGTCTGTGGTCTCCTGTGCTGATACACCGAGGCCCGATATGAGCTCAAGGAACAAAGTCTCATTTATCATCTCAGAACCAGAATAAGGTTTTCTTATCACTGACCTATGTTGtaaagttacacacacaaaacacaggtgGACGaggggtcctgacgaagggtcttggctcaaaacatcgactgtacttcttcctgtagatgctgcctggcctgctgcgttccaccagcattttgtgggtgttgcttgaattcccagcatctgcagattttctcatgtttatgttgtaaagtttgttgttttgaggcagcagcgCAGTGTGATGCATTAAAAATTGTATAaaccacaataggaaacatattTTTAAACAGTAATTTGGAAATGTTATGGACAGCAGGATTCAAATTTGAATTTTCCAACTTAAGATAACTTGCTCTTTCTTTTTGTCTCTGTATAGACTGGTTATTTGCGCCTGATTCTCCTCCCTTCTGCGTACCCCTTCCCCATCAATCCACCCCCCACATCCCAGCCAACACCTCACTTTTTTCTTTCACTTTCATGTTCTGGCATGCTTAGCAATCCCAATAAACCAGAACATACATCATCACCTGGACTTCACAATATTAGAAAGAATTACACAGACAAAGGAGATTAAACCATCTATTCAATGGTCACACCAATttgttatgtgtgctgaacaaaCCAGGTGGAAATGGGGTCCATAGCTGGCCACTCCccaggaactatgctgctaatgagagagagaaatgaagaacagaggtagaggcatctgctacagataGGAAAGAGACgattgatttatgtattatggcttcttccctgatggaaaggtaaacaatcttttggctacaaggacacttctttgctcgttaacattcttgctgagacaacagggagtggactagtttgatggacatggacatattgagttgatggatggccgataccccgtcagtggggataaaagacgggtctggggagacaccctcagacacaccagttgacactgaaagagtgttgtgcacccacaggaaggtgggggcctggAGGATCGGTTCAGGAGAATCAGTCTGAAGCACGGTGGATGAAGGCAGAcaggtggggacttgtgtgtctgtccgcccttgcctgggtgacgagacCATCACGGAAGAACAGTCTAGCCTGGAACGTAAGGGTCCTAATCGATGACCCCAATGGTACGACCGAACGAGAAGACGACGGATGGTTTGCCTGCTGTAGCTCAGCaccaactgaactgaactctatattctcttatgacaattcatttacccttaGACTTGGTGttgattcttattcctacacttctgtatttatcattgctaacctgttttatgtGTATATTTATAATTTTGagactgtattgcttagtttactaataaacacctttagtttcagtaccaccagactccaacgtaccAGTTCTTTTCTGGTGGGctgttaacccagttacgggatacgtaacagattAAAGACACCCCCTTTTTTAGTTGGGTTGAACTTCCCCACTTTCCCTGCACTCCAACCAACTTGCCTACCCGTTTCTGATGAAGCGTCTTGGACCTGAATCCGTTTGCCTTTCCACGATGCGGTCTGACCTGCTGCGATTTTCCAgtatttttctatttttgtttcatgATCTTCCCTCACAGCCACCGCCACCACCCCATCTCACATCACATTACATTTTATCCGAAACTTTTGTAAATAAAATCCCAGTCAAAGTAAATAGAATCGTTACACGGTATGAAAATAAAATCACGCCATGTTCTGCTGCATTCCGGCATAATTCATCTCTTGAAAGTTGACTTGTTAATTAACAGCGTGTAATTAATTTTTAATAGCGCGTCTTGAATTTATATGGCATAATTAGAATTTTGAAATTATAACATTAAATAGATTGACACTATTACGGAAAAAGGTGATGTCCTGTGCACTGTGATTAGGAATTCCTCTTCAGTGCAAGAGCACAGCGACACCTAAAGACTGCTggtaaatgtgtttcttgtactttATTAGTAACACAGTGTAGGTCAATTTAAAGGAAACTTGGAACAATTTACATCTTCGTCGTATAGTAGAAAGTTCATTTTTGTTAAACCCGGGAGAATAAGAAGTTTGATTAGTGTGGTACCGCCTCTATTAAATGTTTTGTTTCCAGAAAGTATTGCGAATTTCCTAGTTTCTAAGAATCCGCGTTCTTCATCACTCGCCTTTTCGAAGTGCCTTTAACCGCTGACATTGGTCAATACTTAGAAGTACAGTAATGTTTTAACACCTTCTGTGGATGCCAGAAGCTTCCGACACCCAAAATATTTTTATGCTTAGATTTTGAGGACATGCTGGGCTGTCAGTTCCTCAGTTTCGACTGAGGACAATATTTTGACAATATTGGTCacatttattttcattgtatggacctgtgctgtattgttctcttATCACCTCAATCGTTATATCATAATATGTTTTGAATTATATTAAAATGTGTATTACGGGAGTGGTCTGCAATGTAATAATGCAAAATATTGAAATTATATCCTAATAGAAATTCGAAATAAATATAAACCACGCACGTTGATGTAATATCTCCGGATCAATCAAGCTTGCGAGAAATGCAAAACTTCCAACGTAAAGTAAAACTTCCAACACCCTGAGTTTCTTTCTATCCTTGTGCAAGAAAGTTCATCTTAACCTCTAACAATAGCTATTATTGAGCCTATCTAACCCCAAAACTGTAGGCTACTTTTCTACGGGTGCCATAATAGCAATACCATGAACCGTCTCAGTCGATGGGCTTCTTTTCCCGGTTTTCTAGGAGTTTTAACTACTAGTAACCGCACCGAGACTCTGCTAGACTGGTGTCTCAGATACTTTTAATGTTCACATTACCGAGCAGCGAGTCAGAGTTGAGTTATATTCGCTGCAAAGTGAAAGTGTAAAttaaatcatagaacatagaaaccctacagcacaatacaagtccttcggcccacaatgccttCCCGAGCATGTactcactttagaaattacctagggttacccataacgctctatttttctaagctccaggaatCTCTTAATATCTGTCccagaatctcttaaaagaccctatcgtatccacctccaccaccgtcgccggcagcccgttccacacattcaccactctctgcataaaaaacttaccccctgacatctctgtacctacttccaagcaccttaaaactgtgccctctcgtgttagccatttcagccctgggaaaaagcctctgactatccacatgatctatgcctctcatcatcttatacacctctatcaggtcacctctcatcctccaacactccatggagaaaaggccaagctcactcaacctattctcgtaaggaaATCTTTTGCTAAAGtaattttttgttattttttaagAAAAGGCATGCCAAGAGTAATACTATAGTTCAGGGCTCCCCAACAtttgttatgccatggacctttaccattaaccgagaggtccgtggaccccaggctaGGAAACTCTGCTATAGTTTCTTATGTAACAATTGGGTTAATTAAAATTGGAGTCATGGTAATCAAGGCAGAATAAATATTTACAGAAATGATAACAAAACAGATGTAACGTTGATGTCTATGCAAAGATGATATAAATAAAGGCGAGTAGTAAATCTGCACCACTCTGAAGGTAACTAGGGAACCAGTGATAACcctctgtactattctatatcaGTTTTGCTGGTAGAACCCGTGCTAGCCTTTATGTACCGAACAGCAAAATGAACCACGTGTGGAACGGCTCAGTAGGACACGGCAACAGCAGCGTGACGTGGAGCTACTGGTTGGTTCTGTCGCTGGGAATCCCGCAACTGGGCATCAATTTAATTTCCATCGTCTGCAACTGTTTAGTGATCCTCAGCAACATCTCTCCAAAGCACCCGAACAAGCCCATCTTCATTCTCTTTAGGAGCTTGGCTCTGTCTGACCTTCTCTCAAGCATATCTTCTTTCTGGATCGCCTTACTGTTCATTTATAACCCGGAGAACACTATATATGGCTCGAGAGAACTGCTGCACCCCTATGCCATTCTTGCCATCTCTATACTATCGGCCGTCTACAACTTGATCGGCATCGGCGTGGAACGCTATCTGACCCTGTCGAATGGCTTGAGACCCAGGTGCAGGATCTTCCACTACCAGCCCCGGACGATGGCCATGATCAGCTGGCTACTGGCGGCCATTTTCGGGGGGCTGCCCCTGATGGGCTGGAATTGCCTCCACGATGATGAAAAATCATCTGCCCTTTACCGGCCTCTCTGCATCGATTACCTGGTGTTTATCACCATTCCCAATGGCGTTATAACCTTCGCTTGCCTATTCTTCACTTATGTTTCCATCATTATAATTTTAAGGAGACAGAAGTGCATAATTACAGCCCAGGGTCACGTTAGTAACAGGTCCAGAGTGGCCGAGGCCCACGTCACAAGGACAAGTATCATAATTTGGATCATGACGGTAGTCTCGTACGCCCCGTTCTTTTCAGGCGTCCTTTGGGATGCGCTGGACCACTCTCAGCATGGCGACCTTCAAATACACATTTTTATTTTTAGGAATTTCACTGCCATCATGATAACGCTAAACTCTTTAAGTAATCCTATGGTCTATAGTCAGAAATTAAAAGGACTACGAAACACTATCAGTTCATTCAAATCTTCTCTTGGCAAAAGAATTCATGTGCGAACAGTAAGAATTGCTTAAAAGCATTTACCCGGACACCCATTTCTGAACTCGGAAGGAAGAGGCGCAGTATTTTCGCAGTAAGGAGTTTAGAGACGAGCCGACAAATTTAAGCATCTCTGGACGGTGTCAGATTATATTAGCTTCAACGGAGAGGGATTTCTGAGCAGGAACTCAGACATGCCAAAGTGAAGAAAGGCTTAGTACAGCAATTACATTTGTTAGCAATCCTTTTACTTCGGCAGAGTTTGCTATAAGAACGCTGACTGCAGCTGTTCTCAGTCATAGAATACAGAACAGCGTACTGAACTGGAACGTCGAACAGAAAGCGGCACTTCCACCTAATAAGTCCTACAATATCATGTTAAACCAATTGCATGTGCCTGTGATCCCTCCATCCCCGCCTGTATAAATGCCCCTTAAA of Hypanus sabinus isolate sHypSab1 chromosome 6, sHypSab1.hap1, whole genome shotgun sequence contains these proteins:
- the LOC132395202 gene encoding lysophosphatidic acid receptor 1-A-like is translated as MNHVWNGSVGHGNSSVTWSYWLVLSLGIPQLGINLISIVCNCLVILSNISPKHPNKPIFILFRSLALSDLLSSISSFWIALLFIYNPENTIYGSRELLHPYAILAISILSAVYNLIGIGVERYLTLSNGLRPRCRIFHYQPRTMAMISWLLAAIFGGLPLMGWNCLHDDEKSSALYRPLCIDYLVFITIPNGVITFACLFFTYVSIIIILRRQKCIITAQGHVSNRSRVAEAHVTRTSIIIWIMTVVSYAPFFSGVLWDALDHSQHGDLQIHIFIFRNFTAIMITLNSLSNPMVYSQKLKGLRNTISSFKSSLGKRIHVRTVRIA